Proteins found in one Gigantopelta aegis isolate Gae_Host chromosome 12, Gae_host_genome, whole genome shotgun sequence genomic segment:
- the LOC121386556 gene encoding uncharacterized protein LOC121386556 isoform X1 yields the protein MHPDLQQECVPLLTILVWVGVFGNCLAVSLLLRKRQLPSAACIILLSILDCVILVKLFLRLQNQLPPTRELCTLMVISSDQSSVCKMAALIMERLLLQSSVHRTVSEPRVGKIPGKWMPLFITVCALSPVVLLVYVSQSLELGGEWRLLLKILQILLLLVVPLAGMAYLVLSIRRFLKKTVQATSGYPMNHSVLDNDFKADRQFTTYLISIAMVSFVTYPIYATVLVADYMFPELTGHAIGIVTSLAIIAQCGVNVCLQLMHTNPLPCKFLWIRVFCKDQSKR from the coding sequence ATGCATCCTGATCTGCAACAAGAATGTGTTCCTCTTCTTACGATCCTCGTCTGGGTTGGCGTCTTTGGCAACTGCTTGGCGGTTTCTCTGTTGCTACGAAAGAGACAACTTCCATCAGCTGCATGCATCATACTTCTTTCAATATTGGATTGCGTGATCCTCGTAAAGCTGTTTTTACGACTGCAGAACCAGCTTCCACCAACACGCGAGCTGTGCACACTGATGGTGATATCGTCAGACCAGTCCAGCGTGTGCAAAATGGCCGCTTTGATCATGGAAAGGTTGCTGCTCCAGTCATCGGTTCACAGGACAGTCAGTGAGCCACGTGTTGGAAAGATTCCTGGTAAATGGATGCCACTGTTTATCACAGTGTGTGCACTTTCCCCAGTCGTCCTTCTTGTGTACGTCTCACAGAGTCTGGAACTAGGCGGCGAATGGCGTCTGCTGCTAAAGATTCTTCAAATCCTGTTACTGCTCGTCGTACCCTTAGCTGGGATGGCGTACTTGGTTCTCAGCATTCGTCGGTTTCTGAAGAAGACGGTGCAGGCGACTTCAGGCTATCCCATGAATCATAGCGTCCTGGACAATGACTTTAAAGCTGACAGACAATTCACCACTTATCTCATTTCCATAGCCATGGTCTCTTTTGTGACATACCCAATATATGCCACAGTCTTAGTAGCTGATTACATGTTTCCTGAACTAACGGGACATGCAATTGGTATTGTAACATCTTTGGCAATTATCGCGCAGTGCGGGGTCAATGTATGTCTGCAACTGATGCACACAAACCCTTTACCATGCAAGTTCCTCTGGATCAGGGTTTTTTGTAAAGATCAAAGCAAAAGATAA